The Paracoccus sp. SMMA_5_TC region GCGGCACTGGACGCAAAAGAATGTCGTGGGCCTGTCCCGCGCAATGATACGAAAGCCCTGCATGACCAAATTTTCCGATCTGAAGCTGGACCCCAAGGTTCTCAAGGCCATTTCCGAGGCTGGCTATGAATCGCCGACGCCGATCCAGGCCGGTGCGATTCCCCCGGCGCTGGAAGGCCGCGATGTTTTGGGCATTGCACAGACGGGCACCGGCAAGACCGCCAGTTTCACCCTGCCGATGATCACCCTGCTGGGTCGCGGCCGTGCCCGGGCGCGCATGCCGCGCAGCCTGGTGCTGTGTCCCACCCGCGAACTGGCCGCACAGGTGGCCGAGAATTTCGACATCTATGCCAAGCACACCCGCCTGACCAAGGCGCTGCTGATCGGCGGCGTCAGCTTCGGCGAACAGGACAAGCTGATCGACCGCGGCGTCGATGTGCTGATCGCCACCCCGGGACGGTTGCTGGACCATTTCGAACGCGGCAAGCTGTTGCTGACCGGCGTGCAGATCATGGTGGTGGACGAAGCCGACCGCATGCTGGACATGGGTTTCATCCCCGACATCGAACGCATTTTCCAGCTGACGCCCTTTACCCGCCAGACGCTGTTCTTTTCGGCCACCATGGCGCCAGAGATCGAGCGCATCACCGACACCTTCCTGCATTCGCCCGAACGCATCGAGGTTGCCCGTCAGGCCACGACCAGCGAAACCATCACCCAGAAGCTGGTGGAAATCACCCCTACCCGCCGCGATCAGACCGCCAAGCAGAAACGCGAACTGCTGCGCGCCCTGATCCGCGCCGAGGGCGAGGGGCTGAAGAATGCGATCATCTTCTGCAACCGAAAGGTCGATGTCGATATCCTGGCCAAATCGCTGAAAGCGCACGGTTTTGACGCCGCGCCGATCCACGGCGACCTTGACCAGCGCCACCGCATGGCCACGCTCGAGGATTTCCGCGAGGGCAAGCTACGCTTTCTGATCGCCTCGGACGTGGCGGCGCGCGGGCTGGACATTCCGGCGGTCAGCCATGTGTTCAACTTTGACCTGCCCTCCCATGCCGAGGATTATGTCCACCGTATCGGCCGCACCGGCCGGGCCGGGCGCGAAGGCACCGCCATTTCGCTGGCGACGCCAGCCGACGAAAAATACCTGACGGCCATCGAGGCACTGGTGAAGCAGACATTGCCCCGCAGCCCGGTGCCCGAGGGATTTGCCCTGTCGGCGGCAGCGCAATCGGCCCCGCGTCCGCGCGAGAATGGCCGCCGCGAGCGGGGCCGCGACCGCGAGCGGGGCGATCGTCGCAACCGTCGCAACGAGGCCGCGGACACCGCCGCCCCGCGCGTCGAACAGCGCAGCGAAAGCCGTAACGCGGAACAGCAGCCAGCCGCCGTCGACACTCGCGAGCGCCCGCGCGACGACCGCCGCGAGCGCAGCCACGACACGCGCAGGGATGACACGCGCAGGGATGACACGCGCAGGGACGACCGGCGCGAGGATCGGCGTGAAGAACGCCGCGATGATCGGCGGGGCGATCGCCACCCGATCATGGGTCTGGGTGACCATGTGCCCGAATTCATGACCCGCGCCTTTCGCCCCGGCTTTCTGGACAGCGCTGCCGAGGAGTCGGCCGAGGATGCGATAACGGTAACCTCCTTGGCCGAACCCGCGCCCGAGCCTTCGGCCGCACCGGCACCACAGGCGGCCGAGCCAGAGGCGACGCCCGCAGCGGCAAGCCCCGCTGATGCGCTTGCCCAGAGCGATAACACGGCAGCCGACGCGGCCCATTCCGCCGAAGGCCGGGTCGCGCCGCAGGCCGTGGTCGAGGCGGCCGGTGAAGCCCCGGCCAAGCCGGTGCGCAAGCGCAAGCCCCGGGCCGCCAAGGCAGCCGCAGAGCAGCCCGCCCCCGTTGCCGAGGCAGAGGCCGATGCCGCGGCCGAAGGTCCGACTGCCGCCACGCCCGCGGCCGATGCCGAAATGCCTGCAAAGCCCGCCCGCAAGCGCGCGCCGCGCAAGGCCGCAGATGACGCCCCGGCCAAGCCGCGCGCACCGCGCAAAAGTCGCGCCAAGGCCGCAGCGATCGACGCTGCCGCCGCCGAGGACACTGCGGCGACCCCTGACGATGCGGCGCCAGCCCAGGACTAGACCCCGGCCATGACCGCCAAGGCCGTCGCACGGCGCAAGCGCCCGGCGCTGCCCGCCCTGATGCTCAGCCTGGTTCTGGGGGCGGCCGCGGCGCTTGGACAGGCGCCATGGGGCCTCTGGCCGCTGACGCTGGCGGCGCTGGCAGTTCTGTGCTGGCGCATTGCACAGACATGCGACTGGCGTCTGGCGGCCTGGCACGGCTTTGCCGCAGGCCTTGGCCATTTTGCCCTGGCGATGTCCTGGATCGTCGAACCGTTCCTGGTTGAGCCGGAAGTCTACGGTTGGATGGCCCCATTCGCATTGGCGTTCATGGCGGCGGGCGGGGCGCTGTTCTGGGCTGTGCCCGCCGGGCTTGCGGCCCGGTTCTGGCCCGGCTTTCCGCGCCCCGGGCTGGCTTTCGCCCCGCTGATGGTGGCGTCGGATTGGCTGCGCGGCTGGATCTTTACCGGCCTGCCCTGGGCGTTGACCGGCCATATCTGGATCGACACGCCTGCGGCGCAGCTGGCGGCGGCACTGGGATCGATCGGGCTCAGCGGGCTGACCATGCTGGCGGCGGTGCTGCCGCTGATCTTCTGGCGTGGCGGGGCGCGGCAGCTGCGCGGCGCGCTGCCGGGCACCTTTCTGAGCGTGCTTTTGATCGGCGCCACCTTCAGCGGCGGGATGGCACGGCTTTCCCGCCCGCTGCCCGCCGACACCGGCCTGCACCTGCGCCTGGTGCAGCCAGATGCCGTGCAGGCGCTGAAATGGGATCCCTATTGGTCCGAGATCTTCCTGCAACGCCTGCTGGAGCTGTCAGCCGCGCGCGACCCGGGCCGACCGGCACCCGATGCCGTGATCTGGCCGGAAACGGCGGTGAACTTCCTGCTGGATCAGGCCGGCAGCGCGCCCCAGGACATTGCTGTCCATGTCGGGGCACCCGTCATCCTGGGCATCCAGCGCAGCGAAGGCAGTCGCTATTACAACAGCCTGACCGAATTCAGCCAGGCCGGCATCGGACCGGTCTATGACAAGTTCCACCTGGTGCCCTTTGGCGAATACACGCCCTGGGGGGACGTTCTGGCGCGCTTCGGTATCCGCGCCTTTGCCGCGCAACATGGTTTCGGCTTTTCCGCCGGTCATGGTCCGCAGGTGCTGAATCTGGGAAGGCTGCCGCCCATGCAGCCGCTGATCTGCTATGAGGCGGTTTTCTCGCGCCACCTGATCACGGGGGCGGAGCGGCCGCAATGGCTGTTGCAAATCACCAACGACGCCTGGTTCGGCACGTTGTCGGGTCCATGGCAGCATCTGGCACAAGCGCGGCTGCGCGCCATCGAATCCGGCCTGCCGTTGCTGCGGGTGGCGAATACCGGGGTTTCGGCGGTCATCGATCCGCGGGGGGGGCTGCGCGCCACCCTGGGACTGAACCTGATCGGGCGGATCGACACCAGCCTGCCGGCCCCCCTGCCCCCGACGCCCTGGTCGCGCTGGGGTGATTGGCCGGCGCTTGGCCTGGCCCTGCTGGCGCTGGCCGCGAACCGCCGACGCAGCGGCCCCGTTGACGCCATGCGCGCGGTGAACTAACGCTGGCCCCTGACCGTCACAACGGCTTCCTGGCGTGGCGGCGTCATTCAACGGAGCACCTTCACCATGGCCAGACAGAATTACGTGTTCACCTCGGAATCCGTATCCGAGGGGCACCCCGACAAATTGTGCGATCAGATTTCCGACGCGATCCTGGATTCGCTGCTGGCCGAGGATCCGGCCGCCCGTGTCGCCTGCGAGGCTTTTGCCACCACCGGCACCGTGGTCATCGGCGGCGAAATCGGCCTGAGCGATCAGAAGAAGCTGGGCGAATACATGGGCCGGGTCACGCAGATCGCCCGCGACACGATCCGCGACATCGGTTACGAACAGGAAAAGTTCCACTGGAACACCTGCCACGTCCATAATTACCTGCACGAACAGTCGGCCCACATCAGCCAGGGCGTGGACCGCGACGGTGCCGGCGATCAGGGCATCATGTTCGGCTATGCCGTGGACGAAACCCCCGAACTGATGCCGGCGCCGATCCAGTATGCCCATGCCATCCTGCGCCGTCTGGCCGAGGCGCGCAAATCCGGCGCCGAGCCGATGCTGGGCCCCGACGCCAAATCGCAGCTGAGCCTGCGCTACGAGGACGGCAAGCCGGTCGAAGTCACCAGCCTGGTGCTGTCGCATCAGCACAAGGATGTCAGCCAGACCTCGGACGACATCCGCGCCATTGTCGAGCCCTATATCCGCGAGGTTCTGCCGGCCGAATGGCTGACCGAGCGCACGGAATGGTGGGTCAATCCCACTGGCACCTTCGTCATCGGCGGCCCCGATGGCGATGCCGGCTTGACCGGACGCAAGATCATCGTGGACACCTATGGCGGTGCGGCCCCGCATGGCGGCGGCGCCTTTTCAGGCAAGGATCCGACCAAGGTCGACCGCTCGGCCGCTTATGCGGCACGCTATCTGGCCAAGAACGTGGTCGCCGCCGGCCTTGCCCGGCGCTGCGTCATCCAGCTGTCCTATGCAATCGGGGTCGCCAAGCCGCTGTCGATCTATGCCGATACCTTCGGCACTGGCGAAGTGCATGAATCCGACATCGAACGCGCCATTGCCCGGGCCATGGACCTGACACCAAGGGGGATTCGCCAGCATCTGGACCTTTGCCGGCCCATTTATCGCCGCACCGCCGCCTATGGTCACTTCGGCCGCGCGCCCGAAGCCGACGGCGGTTTTTCGTGGGAGCGCACCGACCTGGCGGACGCACTGAAACGCGAATTGTAAGGCTGTGTGGCCGCCGATCTGATCGGCGGCCCGCCAAAGCTGCGGGCGCCCACCTCAGTCCTTGAAGTGGCGGCTGTCCTTGATCTGGTCCCAGGCCCAGACAACCTCCTGCAGCCGCTCTTCGTCGGAACGATCGCCGCCATTCATGTCGGGGTGCAGATCCTTGACCAGGGATTTGTATTGTTTCCGGATTTCCGTGCGGGTCCAGGTATCCTTGGCCTCCAGTATTTCCAGCGCCTTGCGTTCGGTCGGCGGCAGGCGACGCGTGGCACGCGCCCTGAGTTCGGGATTGGTGCCGTTTGCGCCCAGGATCTCCAGCGGATCGTCAATGCCGTGACGCGCCCACTTGCTTTCCTGGGCAGCGCGGCCAAAGGGTTTGGTCGGGCGTTCCCAGACGGTGGCGTTATCCAGGAATTCCTGAAACTCGGCTTCCGACTGGCCCTGGAAATAGTTCCAGTTCAGGTTGTATTCGCGCACGTGATCCTTGCAGAACCAGTAATATTCGTCCAGCGCGCGCGGCGATTTCGGCGCCCGATACTGACCGGGCTGGTTGCACCCTTCCTTGTCGCAGCG contains the following coding sequences:
- a CDS encoding DnaJ domain-containing protein, producing MSNSDPFGFDISAASDKKRRSKGRRGMSGAFETSTRRCDKEGCNQPGQYRAPKSPRALDEYYWFCKDHVREYNLNWNYFQGQSEAEFQEFLDNATVWERPTKPFGRAAQESKWARHGIDDPLEILGANGTNPELRARATRRLPPTERKALEILEAKDTWTRTEIRKQYKSLVKDLHPDMNGGDRSDEERLQEVVWAWDQIKDSRHFKD
- the metK gene encoding methionine adenosyltransferase; amino-acid sequence: MARQNYVFTSESVSEGHPDKLCDQISDAILDSLLAEDPAARVACEAFATTGTVVIGGEIGLSDQKKLGEYMGRVTQIARDTIRDIGYEQEKFHWNTCHVHNYLHEQSAHISQGVDRDGAGDQGIMFGYAVDETPELMPAPIQYAHAILRRLAEARKSGAEPMLGPDAKSQLSLRYEDGKPVEVTSLVLSHQHKDVSQTSDDIRAIVEPYIREVLPAEWLTERTEWWVNPTGTFVIGGPDGDAGLTGRKIIVDTYGGAAPHGGGAFSGKDPTKVDRSAAYAARYLAKNVVAAGLARRCVIQLSYAIGVAKPLSIYADTFGTGEVHESDIERAIARAMDLTPRGIRQHLDLCRPIYRRTAAYGHFGRAPEADGGFSWERTDLADALKREL
- the lnt gene encoding apolipoprotein N-acyltransferase gives rise to the protein MTAKAVARRKRPALPALMLSLVLGAAAALGQAPWGLWPLTLAALAVLCWRIAQTCDWRLAAWHGFAAGLGHFALAMSWIVEPFLVEPEVYGWMAPFALAFMAAGGALFWAVPAGLAARFWPGFPRPGLAFAPLMVASDWLRGWIFTGLPWALTGHIWIDTPAAQLAAALGSIGLSGLTMLAAVLPLIFWRGGARQLRGALPGTFLSVLLIGATFSGGMARLSRPLPADTGLHLRLVQPDAVQALKWDPYWSEIFLQRLLELSAARDPGRPAPDAVIWPETAVNFLLDQAGSAPQDIAVHVGAPVILGIQRSEGSRYYNSLTEFSQAGIGPVYDKFHLVPFGEYTPWGDVLARFGIRAFAAQHGFGFSAGHGPQVLNLGRLPPMQPLICYEAVFSRHLITGAERPQWLLQITNDAWFGTLSGPWQHLAQARLRAIESGLPLLRVANTGVSAVIDPRGGLRATLGLNLIGRIDTSLPAPLPPTPWSRWGDWPALGLALLALAANRRRSGPVDAMRAVN